A window of the Planctomycetaceae bacterium genome harbors these coding sequences:
- a CDS encoding SHD1 domain-containing protein → MSRIVFLCVAFVPICLMVGTATAQQLRYQIKPDQVVAYKVTITAATPASTDTMQGVISFKGLQTQGETLTLQYSGGLKKTSRSNSGGSGSFGAGRGGFGDFPRSPFDQPDFRGLVQSTNTIVMSDLGTVKNLRGDSQLPYLLGNLCLIPFEPLPDDDSKEWQEENGLTITSASRSNSRFGPRFGPFAENNVEEKKTGGGETVAYRIESENEGKVTITKTYTLSSPSATANDTGLAMQGSGSYVFNRVEGIPESMEMTLNLSVTSNSSEIKIPVTVAFTRMNDEDLAAHLQKVEEEKARAHAFATRFSRPIPPEDLKRVIGNLTSGDEARILRELKELSRSSRKEILKEDIALPVQIGLLLSHKNPTIQSAAQILWDRWGTAVEKHASEEDKKQVADSIKLHEEMASNPFEVEDADSGKGIRTWSDKSGRFKVDGEFQQLQGGLVVLKDKDGKTIRVPKARLSDFDQAIIEKLSGK, encoded by the coding sequence ATGTCACGTATAGTGTTCCTTTGTGTTGCGTTTGTTCCAATTTGCCTCATGGTGGGCACTGCGACAGCACAGCAGTTGCGGTATCAGATTAAGCCGGATCAGGTGGTGGCGTACAAAGTCACTATCACAGCCGCAACTCCTGCATCGACGGACACAATGCAGGGTGTTATTTCCTTCAAGGGTCTGCAGACACAGGGGGAAACACTGACGCTGCAATACAGCGGCGGCCTGAAAAAAACTTCCAGGTCAAATAGCGGAGGTAGTGGCTCATTTGGGGCTGGCAGAGGTGGTTTCGGCGACTTTCCACGAAGTCCATTCGATCAGCCGGATTTTCGGGGACTGGTGCAGTCGACGAATACGATCGTGATGAGCGACCTGGGCACCGTGAAGAATCTCCGGGGGGATTCACAACTTCCCTATTTGCTTGGCAACCTGTGTTTGATTCCATTCGAGCCACTACCAGACGACGATAGCAAAGAGTGGCAAGAAGAGAATGGATTGACAATCACATCCGCTTCCAGATCGAATTCCCGCTTTGGTCCGCGATTCGGTCCATTTGCTGAAAACAATGTGGAAGAGAAAAAGACAGGGGGCGGCGAGACGGTTGCTTACCGGATAGAGAGTGAAAATGAGGGGAAAGTGACGATCACCAAGACTTACACTCTGTCGTCGCCATCGGCTACAGCAAACGACACGGGTTTAGCGATGCAGGGATCCGGAAGTTATGTGTTCAATCGAGTTGAGGGAATTCCGGAGTCGATGGAGATGACTTTGAATCTCAGCGTGACAAGTAATAGCTCGGAAATCAAGATCCCAGTGACTGTTGCATTCACGCGAATGAACGATGAGGACCTTGCCGCCCATCTGCAAAAAGTGGAAGAAGAAAAAGCAAGAGCCCATGCATTTGCGACACGATTCTCGCGGCCAATCCCGCCGGAGGATCTTAAGCGAGTCATCGGTAACTTGACATCCGGCGATGAAGCCCGAATTCTTAGGGAACTGAAAGAATTGAGCCGATCCTCACGGAAAGAGATCCTCAAAGAAGACATCGCTCTTCCTGTGCAGATCGGACTCCTGCTTTCGCACAAGAATCCAACGATTCAGTCTGCCGCTCAGATCCTATGGGACCGCTGGGGGACTGCTGTCGAGAAGCACGCATCGGAAGAAGATAAGAAGCAAGTAGCCGATTCGATTAAACTTCATGAAGAAATGGCAAGTAACCCGTTTGAAGTCGAAGACGCAGACAGTGGCAAGGGAATCCGCACATGGAGTGATAAGTCAGGCCGCTTCAAAGTCGACGGCGAATTCCAGCAGCTGCAGGGGGGGCTGGTCGTGCTGAAAGACAAAGACGGTAAGACCATCCGGGTTCCAAAGGCAAGGTTGTCCGACTTTGATCAGGCGATAATTGAGAAGTTGTCCGGGAAGTGA
- a CDS encoding polymorphic toxin-type HINT domain-containing protein yields MREQNSATPSSNAASTVMPRCWRWKRPEIADWPGQVVTGTFCHRAARTIDLTIAGESSPIGCTANHPFWSEDRQDFVRADSLQPGETLRTTNGLTTVVSTTTVPGQTFVYNLEVHVAHVYHVGTTGVLVHNSCQKTVGLGIGGATDELKALHGAIDWGGWRDAGLTGFGARGRQKTSWWHFGKPQQGQIESCSR; encoded by the coding sequence ATGCGGGAACAAAATTCCGCGACGCCGTCCTCGAATGCGGCATCAACGGTCATGCCAAGGTGCTGGCGATGGAAGCGCCCCGAGATTGCCGACTGGCCCGGTCAAGTCGTCACGGGGACGTTTTGCCATCGAGCGGCCCGTACGATTGATCTGACGATTGCCGGTGAATCCTCACCGATCGGATGCACGGCCAATCATCCGTTCTGGAGCGAAGACCGGCAGGACTTCGTCAGAGCCGACTCGCTGCAGCCCGGCGAAACTCTGCGAACCACCAACGGCCTGACCACCGTCGTCTCCACAACCACCGTCCCCGGCCAAACCTTCGTCTACAACCTCGAAGTCCACGTCGCACACGTCTACCATGTCGGCACCACCGGCGTGCTGGTGCATAACAGTTGTCAGAAAACTGTTGGCTTAGGCATCGGTGGTGCAACAGACGAATTGAAGGCATTGCATGGCGCGATAGACTGGGGCGGATGGCGGGACGCTGGGCTTACAGGATTTGGCGCAAGGGGACGGCAGAAGACTTCATGGTGGCATTTTGGCAAGCCACAACAAGGGCAGATAGAATCGTGTTCTCGCTAA
- the tnpA gene encoding IS200/IS605 family transposase — protein sequence MSTFLSLHVHIIFSTKHRKPWIADDWIERFHEYIGGTVRGLDGVPEAVGGIADHVHLLVGLKSTHRLSDFMRDMKKSTSKWVHETINEPRFGWQDGYAAFTVSPTARDGVRHYIGRQREHHAKQSFQEELIELLQRAGVAFDPEYLE from the coding sequence ATGTCCACATTTCTCAGCCTGCACGTCCACATCATCTTCAGCACGAAGCATCGGAAGCCATGGATCGCTGACGACTGGATCGAAAGATTTCACGAGTACATTGGCGGAACTGTTCGAGGGCTCGATGGTGTTCCTGAAGCCGTCGGTGGGATTGCCGATCACGTCCACCTGCTGGTCGGATTGAAGTCCACTCACCGACTGTCGGATTTCATGCGTGATATGAAGAAGAGTACATCGAAGTGGGTTCACGAAACCATCAATGAACCGCGGTTTGGATGGCAGGACGGTTACGCCGCCTTCACCGTGAGCCCAACAGCGCGGGACGGCGTGCGGCATTACATCGGTCGACAGCGCGAGCATCATGCGAAGCAGTCTTTTCAAGAGGAACTGATTGAATTGCTGCAACGTGCCGGGGTGGCATTCGATCCGGAGTATCTGGAATGA